A window of Cryptomeria japonica chromosome 3, Sugi_1.0, whole genome shotgun sequence contains these coding sequences:
- the LOC131068399 gene encoding protein LURP-one-related 15-like — protein sequence MEYPFKQTKEFTVQRNLPTFSGGDFTVTDANGNVVFKSSGKVLSLHRRRLLQGAAGNPLLTMEKKILTMHKRWRVFDGDSINGQNFAFSVKRSSVFQLKTSLDVFMSDNKDEKLCDFHVKSSYFNRSCKIYQGDRVIAEVNSINCC from the exons ATGGAATACCCATTTAAACAAACCAAAGAATTCACTGTACAGAGGAATCTCCCGACTTTCTCAGGAGGGGACTTCACAGTCACAGACGCCAACGGAAACGTCGTCTTCAAATCCTCGGGAAAAGTGCTGAGCCTCCATCGCCGCCGCCTTCTGCAAGGAGCCGCCGGAAATCCCCTCCTCACCATGGAAAAAAAg ATATTGACGATGCACAAACGATGGAGAGTATTTGATGGGGATAGCATCAATGGGCAAAATTTTGCCTTCAGTGTGAAGAGATCATCGGTGTTTCAGCTAAAGACCTCTCTTGATGTGTTCATGTCTGATAATAAGGACGAAAAACTCTGTGATTTCCATGTCAAGAGCAGCTACTTCAACCGATCCTGCAAAATTTATCAAGGCGACCGGGTCATTGCAGAGGTAAATAGTATAAATTGCTGCTAA